One window of the Salvia splendens isolate huo1 chromosome 1, SspV2, whole genome shotgun sequence genome contains the following:
- the LOC121801194 gene encoding uncharacterized protein LOC121801194, producing MTSTFDRWEKDPFFSAAEDVQESADRMESTYRTWIHAIKEPSGSWNLDELRRDLQRNHGTTKWQLEEFGRAVRSSYPGRSSADDAKDRHRNFIVAIENQIKKVETSLNESTVRQGKPPLPWVRLDEGEQNELALFLSGQSLSSPSKLYGKHHACPRVQGQENLREGDQQVNNECSRSSSHLVELAQVEGKGDKFAGHRRAASASADISSWKIVVADDALHDSSSAKPDRPPRKIPSFSGFLNTMESSMSQLKWSKNGYKKLKLTDDGPQEAGASNLTRGITTCYEKSKSCLEGCDDYEKQWYGWYGTIQRQLQRSQYHVQYSRSVQFVFSVILIFCLLVLLVLRSI from the exons ATGACATCAACATTTGATAGATGGGAAAAGGATCCGTTTTTCTCTGCTGCGGAGGACGTTCAGGAATCTGCCGACAG GATGGAATCGACATATAGAACATGGATTCATGCCATCAAGGAGCCCTCCGGTTCTTGGAATTTGGATGAGCTTCGGAGAGATCTTCAGAGAAATCATGGCACAACTAAGTGGCAG TTGGAAGAATTTGGACGTGCTGTAAGATCGAGTTACCCTGGTAGAAGCTCGGCCGATGATGCAAAGGATAGGCATAGAAATTTCATTGTTGCAATTGAGAATCAAATCAAAAAAGTTGAAACCTCTTTGAATGAATCTACAGTACGACAAGGCAAGCCTCCGTTGCCTTGGGTGCGGTTGGATGAAGGAGAACAAAATGAGCTTGCACTGTTTCTTTCAGGACAATCATTATCTTCCCCGAGTAAACTCTATGGAAAGCATCATGCTTGCCCTAGGGTGCAGGGGCAGGAAAATTTGCGTGAGGGTGATCAACAAGTGAATAATGAGTGTTCGAGGAGTTCGTCTCATTTGGTTGAATTGGCTCAAGTAGAGGGTAAGGGGGACAAGTTTGCAGGTCATCGGAGGGCAGCTAGTGCAAGTGCAGACATTAGCTCATGGAAGATTGTTGTAGCTGATGATGCTCTGCACGATTCATCTAGTGCAAAACCTGATCGTCCACCACGAAAGATACCTAGTTTTTCAGGATTCTTAAATACCATGGAATCATCCATGTCGCAATTGAAGTGGTCAAAGAACGGTTACAAGAAACTAAAGCTTACTGATGATGGGCCTCAGGAGGCTGGAGCCTCAAATCTGACCAGA GGCATTACTACGTGCTATGAGAAGAGTAAAAGTTGCCTTGAAGGCTGTGATGATTATGAAAAGCAATGGTATGGTTGGTATGGTACTATCCAGAGACAGCTTCAGAGATCCCAGTATCATGTGCAATATAGCCGGTCTGTACAATTCGTTTTCTCCGTCATTCTCATATTCTGCTTACTTG TTTTATTGGTTTTGCGTTCAATCTGA
- the LOC121801203 gene encoding uncharacterized protein LOC121801203: MLCFFQTSFSLLFPHTLSLSLSLSLFPDYTYTLAAAAEAAAAIPISLCIAATMDRKQGFFSTLKDEVVRGLSPARSRRARSPSRSASGLLRRRRRTSSLGPPDIYMSRSGSFRPGPEALSPLREGPDPAGPDSSDPKSERWANWLCRAPSASAAAPGYSASDLRLLLGVLGAPLGPVHVSNNEPLPHLCIKDTPIESSSAQYILQQYLAASGGHKVQSSVQNAYAMGSVKMLTSDIETATKVLKSRNSAKAAESGSFVLWQMNPDMWYVELALGGSKVHAGCNGRLVWRHTPWLGAHAAKGPVRPLRRALQGLDPRTTASMFVNSRCTGEKKIDGEDCFILKLCADPHTLKARSEGPAEIIRHVLFGYFSQRTGLLLHLEDSHLTRIQANGGEAVYWETTINSFLDDYRPVEGIMIAHSGRSVVTLFRFGETAMSHTKTRMEEAWTIQEVAFNVPGLSMDCFIPPAELRFSSISEECDLPQEDRAKRAAAAAAYRAKVAALGRSHDGIAVRMDV, translated from the exons atgctcTGCTTCTTCCAAACGTCATTCTCTCTCCTTTTtccacacactctctctctctctctctctctctctctctttcctgaCTATACATACAcactagcagcagcagcagaggCAGCAGCTGCCATTCCCATCTCCCTCTGCATTGCTGCCACCATGGACCGAAAGCAAGGCTTCTTCTCCACTCTCAAGGACGAAGTCGTCCGCGGCCTCTCCCCGGCCCGCTCCAGGCGGGCCCGCAGCCCCTCCCGCTCCGCTTCGggcctcctccgccgccgcaggCGCACCAGCAGCCTCGGCCCGCCCGACATATACATGTCGAGATCGGGCAGCTTCCGCCCCGGCCCAGAGGCCCTCTCCCCTCTCAGAGAGGGCCCGGACCCGGCCGGCCCGGACTCCTCCGACCCGAAATCCGAGAGGTGGGCCAATTGGCTCTGCCGCGCTCcttccgcctccgccgccgcgcCGGGCTACTCCGCCTCCGATCTGCGGCTTCTCCTCGGCGTCTTGGGTGCGCCGCTCGGCCCCGTGCACGTTAGCAACAACGAACCCCTCCCACACCTCTGCATCAAAGATACCCCCATT GAATCATCGTCCGCACAGTACATACTACAGCAGTATCTGGCCGCATCGGGCGGCCACAAGGTGCAGAGCTCGGTTCAGAATGCTTATGCAATGGGGAGTGTGAAGATGCTGACATCTGATATAGAGACGGCCACGAAGGTGTTGAAGAGCCGGAACTCCGCCAAGGCGGCTGAGTCCGGTAGCTTCGTGCTGTGGCAGATGAACCCCGACATGTGGTATGTCGAGCTAGCCCTCGGAGGGAGCAAGGTCCACGCTGGCTGCAACGGGAGGCTCGTGTGGCGCCACACCCCCTGGCTTGGCGCCCACGCGGCCAAAGGGCCCGTTCGCCCCCTCCGCCGCGCCCTCCAG GGGCTTGATCCGAGGACGACTGCGAGCATGTTCGTTAACTCAAGGTGCACGGGTGAGAAGAAGATCGACGGCGaggattgtttcatcctgaaGCTCTGTGCGGACCCCCACACGCTCAAGGCGAGGAGCGAGGGGCCGGCGGAGATCATCAGGCACGTATTGTTCGGGTACTTCAGCCAGCGGACGGGGCTGCTCCTGCACTTGGAGGACTCTCACTTGACGCGGATACAGGCCAACGGGGGCGAGGCCGTGTACTGGGAGACGACCATCAACTCGTTCCTCGACGACTACAGGCCGGTCGAGGGGATCATGATCGCCCACTCGGGGAGGTCCGTGGTGACCCTGTTCAGGTTCGGGGAGACGGCCATGAGCCACACGAAGACGAGGATGGAGGAGGCATGGACGATCCAGGAGGTGGCGTTCAACGTGCCCGGGCTGTCCATGGACTGCTTCATTCCTCCCGCCGAGCTGAGGTTCAGTTCGATCAGCGAGGAGTGCGACCTGCCTCAGGAGGATAGGGCGAAGAGGGCGGCTGCAGCCGCGGCGTATAGGGCCAAGGTGGCCGCGCTGGGGCGGTCCCACGACGGCATTGCGGTGAGGATGGATGTGTGA
- the LOC121754230 gene encoding cytochrome P450 81Q32-like, with protein sequence MIESHFTSKMDTLNLIYLPLIYALYILTKHFLHKLQNLPPTPLLSLPLLGHLPLLKKPLYRSLARISARHGPVVLLHFGSRPVLVVSSPSAAEDCLSKNDVVFANRPRLLAGKHIGYNYTSLAWTSYGDHWRNLRKVASIEVLSAHRLHLLHGIRADEVRAVARAMARASAQGSPVDMKAAFTELTMNVMMRMIAGKRYYGEKVEEAEEARRFKEIVAESLRLAASSVGDFVPVVRWLGVGGVEKAMVELQRKRNVFMQELVEERKRKFKNYGGGDGEEGRMKTMIEMLLALQEKEPEYYTDAIIRSLMLVMLIAGTDTSAGTMEWALSLLLNHPDALRKARAEIDDRVGHDRLFDEADIANLPYLRCIINETLRMFPAGPLLIPHESSDECVVGGYRIPAGTMLLVNAWAMHNDPKNWDRPREFRPERFEKLDGYRDGFRLMPFGAGRRGCPGEPLAVRMVGLGLGTLIQCFDWERPGKELVDMSEGAGLSMPRVTPLMAYCRARPIAAGLLASI encoded by the exons ATGATTGAATCCCATTTCACTTCCAAAATGGATACACTAAATCTCATATATCTCCCACTCATATATGCCCTCTACATCCTCACAAAACACTTCCTCCACAAGCTCCAAAACCTCCCCCCCACCCCCCTCctctccctccccctcctcgGCCACCTCCCCCTCCTCAAAAAGCCCCTCTACCGCTCCCTCGCCCGCATCTCCGCCCGCCACGGCCCCGTCGTCCTCCTCCACTTCGGCTCCCGCCCCGTCCTTGTCGTCTCCTCCCCCTCCGCCGCCGAGGACTGCCTCTCCAAAAACGACGTCGTCTTCGCCAACCGCCCCCGCCTCCTCGCCGGCAAGCACATCGGCTACAACTACACCTCCCTCGCCTGGACCTCCTACGGCGACCACTGGCGCAACCTCCGCAAGGTCGCCTCCATCGAGGTCCTCTCCGCCCACCGCCTGCACCTCCTGCACGGCATCCGGGCGGACGAGGTGCGGGCCGTGGCTCGGGCCATGGCCCGAGCCTCGGCCCAGGGGAGCCCCGTTGACATGAAGGCGGCGTTCACGGAGCTGACGATGAACGTGATGATGCGGATGATCGCCGGGAAGAGGTACTACGGGGAGAAggtggaggaggcggaggaggcgCGGCGGTTTAAGGAGATCGTGGCGGAGTCGCTGCGGCTGGCGGCGTCGAGCGTGGGGGATTTCGTGCCGGTGGTGAGGTGGCTTGGGGTGGGAGGGGTGGAGAAGGCGATGGTGGAGCTGCAGAGGAAGAGGAATGTGTTCATGCAGGAGCTGGTGGAGGAGCGGAAGAGGAAGTTTAAGAACTACGGCGGCGGAGATGGGGAGGAAGGGAGGATGAAGACGATGATTGAAATGTTGTTGGCGTTGCAGGAGAAGGAGCCTGAGTATTATACAGATGCCATTATTAGGAGCTTAATGCTG GTGATGCTAATCGCCGGCACCGACACTTCCGCCGGAACGATGGAATGGGCACTCTCTCTCCTCCTCAACCACCCCGACGCCCTCCGCAAGGCCCGGGCCGAGATCGACGACCGGGTCGGCCACGATCGCCTCTTTGACGAGGCGGACATCGCCAACCTCCCGTACCTCCGGTGCATCATCAACGAGACGCTGCGGATGTTCCCAGCCGGGCCGCTGCTGATCCCCCACGAGTCCTCCGACGAGTGCGTCGTCGGAGGCTACCGCATCCCCGCCGGCACGATGCTGCTGGTGAACGCGTGGGCCATGCACAACGACCCCAAGAACTGGGACCGGCCGCGCGAGTTCAGGCCGGAGCGGTTCGAGAAGCTCGATGGCTACCGAGACGGCTTCAGGCTGATGCCGTTTGGCGCCGGAAGGCGCGGCTGCCCCGGTGAGCCCCTCGCCGTGCGCATGGTGGGGCTCGGGCTGGGGACGCTGATTCAGTGCTTTGATTGGGAGAGGCCCGGCAAGGAGCTCGTTGATATGAGCGAGGGGGCTGGGTTGTCGATGCCAAGGGTGACGCCGTTGATGGCATATTGCAGAGCCCGGCCTATAGCGGCCGGGCTTCTGGCTAGTATATGA
- the LOC121792409 gene encoding uncharacterized protein At2g23090-like → MEGRDVVSWWVVILSCNYGGIGAAMAARFSASMPENVGVDMGLTAAAHGGGGGSGSGSGSGYGGGSGGGGGGGGGGDGGGNMEQMGDILDNCKVCMQTFICTTSEVKCREHAEAKHPMADVYTCFPHLKK, encoded by the exons ATGGAAGGGCGTGATGTAGTTTCTTGGTGGGTTGTGATCCTGTCTTGTAATTACGGCGGTATTGGAGCTGCTATGGCGGCAAGGTTTTCCGCTTCAATGCCTGAAAATGTTGGTGTCGATATGGGGTTGACGGCTGCTGCTCATGGCGGTGGCGGTGGGAGTGGGAGTGGCTCGGGATCAGGGTATGGTGGCGGTAGTggcggaggtggaggtggaggtggtggtggtgatggagGGG GTAACATGGAACAAATGGGTGATATATTGGATAAT TGCAAGGTTTGTATGCAAACTTTCATCTGCACTACTTCGGAGGTGAAATGCAGAGAACACGCAGAGGCAAAGCATCCAATGGCCGACGTCTATACTTGTTTCCCCCACCTGAAGAAGTGA
- the LOC121754222 gene encoding casein kinase II subunit alpha-2-like, translated as MSQARVYTDVNVHRPRQYWDYESLAVQWGDQDDYEVVRKVGRGKYSEVFEGINVANNERCVIKILKPVKKKKIKREIKILQNLCGGPNIVKLLDIVRDQHSKTPSLVFEFVNNNDFRALYPTLTDYDIRYYIYELLKALDYCHSQGIMHRDVKPHNVMIDHELRKLRLIDWGLAEFYHPGKEYNVRVASRYFKGPELLVDLQDYDYSLDMWSLGCMFAGMIFRKEPFFYGHDNQDQLVKIAKVLGTDELNAYLDHYHLELDPQLDALVGRHTRKPWSRFVNSDNQHLISPEAIDFLDKLLLYDHQSRLTAKEAMAHPYFNQVRAAETSRTRMQLQ; from the exons ATGTCGCAAGCTAGAGTGTACACTGACGTGAACGTTCATCGGCCTCGGCAATACTGGGATTATGAGTCTCTCGCCGTTCAATGGGG AGATCAAGATGATTATGAAGTTGTTCGAAAAGTGGGGAGGGGAAAATATAGTGAGGTCTTCGAAGGTATAAATGTGGCAAATAATGAAAGGTGCGTCATCAAAATTCTCAAACCagtcaagaagaagaag ATAAAGAGAGAGATTAAGATACTTCAAAACCTTTGTGGAGGTCCAAATATTGTGAAGCTTCTAGATATAGTTAGAGATCAGCATTCAAAGACGCCTAGCTTGGTGTTTGAATTTGTGAACAACAATGACTTTAGAGCCTTGTACCCAACATTGACTGATTATGATATACGCTACTACATTTACGAGCTTCTGAAG GCTCTCGATTATTGCCATTCACAAGGGATAATGCATAGGGACGTGAAGCCCCATAATGTGATGATTGATCATGAGTTGCGGAAACTTCGGCTGATAGATTGGGGGCTTGCTGAATTCTATCACCCTGGCAAAGAATACAATGTCAGAGTGGCTTCAAG ATACTTTAAAGGGCCTGAACTACTTGTGGACTTGCAAGACTATGACTACTCTCTAGACATGTGGAGTCTTGGTTGTATGTTTGCTGGGATG ATTTTTCGTAAAGAACCATTCTTTTATGGTCATGATAACCAAGATCAGCTTGTCAAAATTGCCAAG GTCCTTGGTACAGATGAGCTGAATGCATATTTAGACCATTACCATCTTGAGCTGGATCCTCAACTTGATGCTCTTGTTGGAAG GCACACTAGGAAGCCCTGGTCGAGGTTTGTTAATTCAGACAATCAACATCTCATCTCACCAGAG GCTATAGATTTTCTGGATAAGCTTCTCCTCTATGATCATCAAAGTAGACTTACAGCCAAGGAAGCAATG GCTCATCCATACTTCAACCAAGTGCGAGCTGCTGAAACTAGCAGGACGCGGATGCAGTTGCAGTAG